In Glycine max cultivar Williams 82 chromosome 7, Glycine_max_v4.0, whole genome shotgun sequence, a single window of DNA contains:
- the LOC100779982 gene encoding protein SMG7: MMIVEMDKMSAPSSRERAQRLYEKNLELESKRRRSAQVRVPSDPNAWQQMRENYEAIILEDQAFSEQHNIEYALWQLHYKQIEEFRAYFSAALSSTNANSSQGVKGPARPDRISKIRLQFKTFLSEATGFYHDLITKIRAKYGLPLGYFDDSENRIVMEKDGKKSAAMKKGLVACHRCLIYLGDLARYKGMYGEGDSINREFTAASSYYLQAASLWPSSGNPHHQLALLASYSGDELVAIYRYFRSLAVDSPFTTARENLIVAFEKNRQSFSQLSGDAKTLAVKESSGRSTGKGRGKGEAKLATRGIGVDASPRTGASSIQETYKYFCTRFVRLNGILFTRTSLETFAEVLAVVSSGLRELLSSGQDEELNFGTDTPENALVIVRIVCILVFTVYNVNKESEGQTYAEIVQRAVLLQNAFTAAFELMGYIIERCAQLCDPSSSYLLPGILVFVEWLAFYPDHAAGNDVDENQANLRSEFWNRCVSFLNKLLSVGPMSIDDDEEETCFNNMSRYEEGETENRHALWEDSELRGFIPLLPAQTILDFSRKHSIGSDGDKERKARVKRILAAGKALVNVVKVDKQMIYFDSKAKKFVIGIEPQTTDDFGLTTDSGMPNAKQLGQENPADQSKMEIIQSNQHQHMEGDDDDEVIVFKPIVPETRGDVIASSWAPHVGLEPVSKASGGDLKFHVNSTSNPLSNLSHQTSSVSGSGMVPQHLQPVQPHTSSWLEEEISLAYNLKGLGLFENGHVMKPGLQEAAGFSNHVSLPFPIQQSIGADTNAMFYGFSKALESVVPSKVDVIASSGVVTDNLAVNTPTLPVGSRKAPVSRPTRHLGPPPGFSHVPPKQGIESTVSDAISGNPIMDDYSWLDGYHLHASTKGLGSNGPLNYSQSNAQQVSNNGLNPTVSFPFPGKQVPSVPLQVEKQNGWQDYQTYDLLKSHHDQQLQPQQLTTGNQQFSPLPEQFQGQSMWTGRYFV; this comes from the exons ATGATGATAGTAGAAATGGATAAAATGTCTGCTCCTTCATCAAGGGAGCGTGCACAACGCCTCTATGAAAAG AACCTGGAGTTGGAGAGTAAGCGTCGGAGGTCGGCTCAGGTGCGTGTCCCATCAGATCCTAATGCTTGGCAACAGATGCGTGAGAATTATGAAGCAATAATTCTTGAGGATCAAGCTTTCTCTGAGCAGCACAATATTGAATATGCTCTTTGGCAGTTGCATTATAAGCAGATTGAGGAGTTTAGGGCATACTTCAGTGCTGCTCTTTCTTCTACAAATGCAAACTCATCTCAGGGAGTGAAAGGCCCTGCGCGACCTGATCGCATAAGTAAAATAAGGCTACAATTTAAGACTTTCCTTTCAGAAGCAACTGGATTTTACCATGATCTTATTACGAAAATCAGAGCTAAGTATGGTCTTCCTCTTGGTTACTTTGACGATTCAGAGAACCGGATTGTGATGGAGAAAGATGGAAAGAAATCTGCTGCGATGAAGAAAGGCTTAGTAGCTTGTCATCGTTGTCTTATATACTTGGGTGATCTTGCTCGTTATAAAGGAATGTATGGTGAAGGTGACTCAATAAACCGGGAGTTCACTGCAGCTTCTAGTTATTACTTGCAAGCTGCATCTCTTTGGCCTTCTAGTGGGAACCCCCATCATCAG CTTGCTTTGTTGGCTTCATATTCTGGGGATGAGCTGGTGGCTATCTATCGATATTTTCGTAGTCTGGCTGTAGATAGTCCATTTACAACTGCAAGAGAAAACTTGATAGTTGCATTTGAGAAG AATCGTCAAAGTTTCTCTCAGCTTTCTGGTGATGCTAAAACTCTTGCAGTCAAGGAATCTTCTGGGCGATCAACTGGCAAAGGAAGAGGAAAAGGGGAAGCAAAACTTGCAACAAGGGGTATTGGCGTTGATGCCAGTCCTAGAACAGGAGCATCCAGTATACAGGAAACATATAAATACTTCTGCACCCGCTTTGTCCGTCTAAATGGAATCTTGTTTACACGCACAAG CCTTGAGACTTTTGCTGAAGTTCTTGCTGTTGTAAGCTCTGGGCTGCGTGAGCTTCTGTCTTCCGGTCAAGATGAAGAGCTGAATTTTGGTACAGATACTCCTGAGAATGcacttgtcattgtcagaatTGTCTGCATTCTAGTATTCACAGTTTACAATGTGAACAAGGAATCTGAAGGTCAAACTTATGCAGAAATTGTACAGCGTGCTGTTCTGCTTCAGAATGCATTTACAGCAGCTTTTGAATTGATGGGCTACATAATAGAGAGATGTGCACAGCTGTGTGATCCTTCTTCTAGTTATCTTTTACCAGGCATTTTGGTTTTTGTTGAGTGGTTGGCTTTTTATCCAGATCATGCTGCAGGCAACGATGTGGATGAAAATCAGGCAAATTTGAGATCAGAATTTTGGAATCGTTGTGTATCCTTCTTGAATAAGCTGCTTTCAGTTGGGCCTATGTctattgatgatgatgaagaggagACTTGCTTTAATAACATGAGCAGGTACGAGGAAGGGGAAACtgaaaaccgacatgctttgtGGGAGGACTCTGAGTTAAGGGGATTTATTCCACTTCTTCCTGCACAAACCATCTTGGATTTTTCAAGGAAGCATTCCATTGGAAGTGATGGTGATAAGGAAAGAAAAGCTCGGGTCAAAAGGATTTTAGCTGCTGGGAAGGCTTTAGTAAATGTGGTTAAGGTTGATAAacaaatgatatattttgattcaaaGGCGAAGAAATTTGTAATTGGTATTGAGCCTCAAACCACAGATGATTTTGGTCTAACCACTGATTCAGGCATGCCTAATGCAAAACAGTTAGGGCAAGAAAATCCTGCAGACCAATCAAAGATGGAAATTATTCAGTCAAACCAACACCAGCATATGGAAGGAGATGACGACGACGAGGTTATTGTTTTCAAGCCTATAGTGCCTGAGACACGAGGTGATGTGATTGCCTCATCATGGGCACCCCATGTGGGTTTGGAACCTGTTTCGAAAGCATCTGGAGGGgatttaaaatttcatgttaATTCTACTTCTAATCCTCTAAGTAACCTAAGTCATCAAACTTCATCTGTTTCTGGTAGTGGTATGGTGCCTCAACACCTGCAACCCGTTCAGCCGCATACATCAAGTTGGTTAGAGGAGGAAATTTCTCTTGCTTACAATTTAAAAGGTCTTGGGTTATTTGAGAATGGACATGTGATGAAACCTGGTCTACAAGAAGCTGCTGGCTTCTCCAACCATGTTTCACTTCCTTTTCCTATCCAACAATCTATAGGTGCTGATACTAATGCCATGTTTTATGGTTTCTCGAAAGCTTTGGAGTCTGTAGTACCGTCCAAAGTTGATGTTATTGCATCTTCTGGAGTAGTTACTGATAATTTAGCTGTAAACACACCAACTTTGCCAGTTGGTTCAAGAAAAGCCCCAGTCAGTCGACCTACTAGGCACCTTGGACCTCCGCCTGGTTTCAGTCATGTTCCTCCCAAACAAGGTATTGAATCCACTGTTTCAGATGCTATTAGTGGGAATCCAATTATGGATGATTACAGTTGGTTGGATGGATATCATTTGCATGCATCAACAAAAGGATTAGGCTCCAATGGCCCTCTTAACTACTCTCAGTCAAATGCTCAGCAAGTCAGTAACAATGGCTTGAATCCTACTGTTAGTTTTCCCTTTCCTGGAAAACAAGTTCCTTCTGTGCCTCTTCAAGTGGAGAAACAGAATGGTTGGCAAGACTATCAAACTTATGATCTTTTAAAATCACATCATGATCAGCAGCTTCAGCCACAACAGCTCACAACTGGAAATCAGCAGTTTTCTCCTCTGCCCGAGCAATTTCAAGGACAGTCAATGTGGACAGGTCGTTACTTTGTGTGA